CGAAGCAAAGCTGCACGGACTCGGCAAAATCATTGACCTCAAGGGTCAGTTCATGTTCCCAATCGTCGCCGAAGTCGTACCGGTACAGAAATGTTCGTCCTTCTTTCTTTATCAGGTCCCCGAGGCGGTACCGCCCGCACTCCAGCCCGTCCTTCCGTGATTCGGGGAATTCAGTGTAGCGTTTCTTCCCTATGGTAAACTCGTGAAGATGGTTGTCGTTCCACCCCATGACGATCTGGATGACGTCGTGCAGCCGATCCAGGGTAATGCTCGCAGGCACCGTGAATCGCCGCCATATTTCCGGCTCGATATGGAGCAGCCGTATTTTCAGCAAATAAAACCGTTCTTTCCTCAATTCTTCATCATTCATCTCCGCACCTCGCATTCCGGCTCTTCCTGTGGCCGGGAAATAAAAAAGCCGTTTCTTGGACGTCCCATGATCTTCCGGGCGGAACAGGCCCGCAACAATCCCCGGCAAGGCATCAAACGTCCCTGTCGGCCCGAAGCCTGAAAAGCCAAAACAATGCCATTATGGTGGAACGGACGGGCTTCGTCAATAAAGGGCCCCGTTTTTTTTCTTCCGGAGAGCGAGAGGAAATGCTGTTCTGAAGGGCGAAGCAGCTTGCAGTCCCGAACGACTGCAGGGATCGCGG
Above is a window of Aminivibrio sp. DNA encoding:
- a CDS encoding plasmid pRiA4b ORF-3 family protein codes for the protein MNDEELRKERFYLLKIRLLHIEPEIWRRFTVPASITLDRLHDVIQIVMGWNDNHLHEFTIGKKRYTEFPESRKDGLECGRYRLGDLIKKEGRTFLYRYDFGDDWEHELTLEVNDFAESVQLCFEGERACPPEDVGGVPGYYEFCKVLKNPAHEDHDELLEWVGGEFDSESFDLSAINWMLIKYLRWSRDRYLDWGPIEWYE